The window CTTCTTCAAGCTCGATTGCGTTATCCGCTAGAGCCACTTGTGACCACTCGCTGGTCGAGGATCTCGTGAAGCTTGGTTTCAAAGACGAATCCGACTTGGCCCCAACAGAATTTTCAAATATTGCTAAATTTGATAAAGTTGAAAAACTCATGGAGCTTTTATCTGTATTTTTCTTTGCTTATATTGTACCTTGTTGTATGAACTCACCTCATATGAGGCTTTGATTCAATGGAAGCtgtttgacaacaaaaaaaattataatggaCATAAAACATGACAAATACTACGAAACAAGATATTTGAATTATCCTCTacattaatattgtaaataaatttacggaaaacaaatttcatttcattatttaatttatgaagCAAAACCAGTTTCATCaatattttgtcttttactttttaagaATTGTAGACTAAGTTTGCATTTCACTAGATAATGTGagcaaaagagaattcaaatTGCAAGACTTTATGTAGTTTTCTCaaatgatatttatatttatataagtaaggTGCCGAGAAagtctttaaaaatatatatacttgaaaATCTAGTAGAAATTAATTGTAGGTGTAAGATGATAGAacataaatgatatttttagattttttaaaaactatccATTTCCATGTGAAATTGAACCGACAATTTCCATCACAACTTATTTTCCTCCTCTCTTTtcaacataagaaaataaaaaggaactTGTTGTGGAAGGTGTGGGTAAATTCCCCATGGAGATACACAACGCAAGACATCTTTAAATATTGATCTTCCCTAGTTATTTTGTTGTACATCGTGACAATTTTTATGTCTAGAAAAAAAGATAGCAgttcctctttttctttaattttgaaaatagagTTTTCTTTATCTCTATTCAGTTAAACTAATAAATGACTTGAGTTAGACCACTcagtgtgattttttttctttaatattcgCTCAAATGTCCTTCTTTTAAGGCGGATCATCAAGATTCAACCGTGTATGTGGTTTCTTGAGTAGCCATCTCTTCAAGTTACGAAACCTGGGGTACGTGCTATTTTTGTATCTACAGACTACATCTATAAAAGCgttaaataaggaaaaaaaatactattgtaTCTACTAGACAGTATGTAgatacttttgatttttaaagttATGTTCAAATTATACTTTTATTCATTAGCTTCGTCACATTTTTTCGTATGTAGTTTTGGGTGGTTACTATTAGTTCTAACATATAAgcgataagaagaagaagaaNTAAggaataagtttttttgtatCTACTAGACACAAGACAGTAGACAGTACTTTTGACTtctaaagtattttttttaatggactTTTATTCATTAGCTTCATTACATTTTTTCGTATGTAGTTTGGGTGGTTACTGTTAGTTCTAACGTATAAGCgatacgaagaagaagatcgacgAGTGTGAAGGAAGATCGCTGATGGCCTCACGCAGAGAGATATTAAGCATTTCTGGTCCCCCTCCAATTCCAGTATTTGAATGGTAAAGCAATATTTAGGCCTCTgtgttcatttttcttttgacttCGACACTTTTGCATGTGCGTATcagatttaaatataaatagtatttcaTAATGAGgatacaaataataataatatccatATCTCTACTCGATTGATTTTATGGTACCattggtttgtttttaatagGAACAATTTGTACCACCGAGCGTCATTGATATCATGTTTGGTGCAAGGAGTCTACACAATGGAACGACACAGACAACAAAACCGTTATGGTTCCAACTCAGTGGCTAGTCCTTGGTGGATGTTTTACAATTTCACGTTAATTCAACAACTTAGGGACTCATCTGACGGCTCCATATACGGTGCCGTTTTCCAGAACAACATCACTTACCATAATACCCCCAACTCGATAGTACCTCCGCGTTACGTGATTGCATTACGTGGAACGATCCTAACACTACAAACTATGGCTTGTGATGTGAAACTTAACATGCGTTTCGCCTTCGAGAACCTCCACCGCGGGGGCAGGTTTGTACAAGCCATTCAAGCAATCCAAAATCTGGTGACCACTTTTGGAAACAGAGCTGTCTGGATCGCTGGACACTCTCTAGGAGCTGGCCTGGCACAACTCGCGGGGAAGATCATGGCTATGTACGGATGCCCCGTCGAAGCTTACACGTTTAACCCGCCTATCTCCTTGATTCCTCTAGAGCAGCTAGTTGAGAGTGAGGATCTTAAATGTGCGGTCAGACTCATCAGAGATATCGCCAAAGCCGGCATAGCCAGAGTCCTAGACCTAAATGAGGTATCTATAAAGCTTTCTAtgaaataatcatttaaaatatattgaaaatattgttACTATCAAAAACAATGgtacaacattaaaaaaaaaaaaaaaatagtagaatATTAGACTTGATCTCCTCTTGATACACTtatcttgatatatatacagGGTCAAGGAAGCCATCTATTTATGAATTTAGCTTCCTGGAGACCTCATTTGTTTGTGAACCAATCAGATCCAATCTGCTCAGAATATATTGGTTATTTCAATCACAGAGACGATATGGGTGAGCTGCAACTCGGCAGGATCGAGAGGTTGGCTAGATACTCGATTAGGAGAATATTGTTCGGAGGGGGAGGAGAAAGTTCGTCGTCGTCGTATTCTTCGGAAGAGCATCTCCATTTTCTTCCGTCTGCCTTTGTGATGGTGAACACATTCATATCACCGGATTTTCAGACAGATCATGGGATTCATCAATGGTGGAATCCTTTGCTCGGACATTATTCATACCAATTTAATGTATGATTTGGGCTTTCATTGCTTTAGTTATGTTCTTGTCAGCTGAATCTTctatacaaattaaaacattgtAGGGGATTTTTGGTTGCATGTCATgtcagactttttttttaaacagatatTTGGCATTTTAGTAGGTTTCCCAAACGTAGGCCTCCAATGGTAAAAGCTAGGGTTGGgaatccgaaccgaacccgatttttccgaaccgaaccgaaccgaaatttggACAAATCAGTTCGGTTATTGTCGTGATTGTTATCCGAtcggaaaggaaaaaaacaatttcggTTTtgtattcggttcggttcagaaAGGGTAAACCGACGGGTAACCGAAAATTAAACCTACCTATATAAACTATGTACACCGGTTTAATTAGTTCTAACCTAAtcctaaaacctaaaaaacttTTGCTCTCTACGGCGACTGCGAGTGCGACAAAGAGAAAGATTTGTCCGATTTCTTGTTTGAATCTTCTCCTAGCTCTTAATCTTCAAGGTACGTACTTCTCTCTGAATCTTCTCCAAGCTCTTCTCTCTTAAGCTTCTCCAAGttctttgatgttttgtttgtaattactTGGATCTTTAAAATTGCAAGAATAGTGTAAATAAGGCATCGTTTATGAGATATAAGTTGTTGTCCGCTTATGATTCATACTTCATAGTATTCTTACTTTGATCTTCTTAATCGAGAAAACAGTAGTCTAATTGTATTCTTAATCGAACCGATTTGGACTGTGGTTGTTTGTCTTAGGCTTTTAAGTTCATTGATCACTAGGCCATGGCAATATAGTAACTCAATATTTTAAGACTGGTTGATATTGTCTTATTGACGTATCTTTTAAATCCTTATTGTGACACATTACCTTTGGATGCCTTATTATAAATCGGGTCTCAGTGTTTTGATTGTTGTATTATGAGCATTTGCATTTCCATTACCTTTGTGTAGTTCTTTCTTGTGGATGTTTGTCtaattgtgttttatttgatcAGGTCTGCTATGTCTCACGATTCTGGTGAACACAACAACAAACCGTTTCTGCCTGGTGAGGTTGATGGAGAAGATGCTCCGTCAGGTGCTTCCGTTTgagggaaaagaagaagaacacagcGAGACACTTCTCCTCTTCCGTCCCAACCGAGGAAAAAGCTAGGCCATAGAGCTCCGGTGTGGGAGCATTTCATTCAACAAGTGCATGAGCCTGCACTTGCAAACTGTCGTTACTGTGGTCAAGAGATCGATTGTGACACAGTGATACATGGAACAAGTGCCATAAATAATCACATTAAAAGGTGTAAGTTGTTCAAGATGCACGACGAGAGTGGTACTTAGAAGGTATTGGCTGGTGATAGCAGTGGTGTAATGACAGCAATCAAGTATGATCAGGGTTTGTTTCGAAGGTCTGTCAACGAGATGATTGTACTCTGTGAGCTTCCGTTTGCATTTGTGGAGTCGGAGGGGTTTAGGAGACTTTGCAGCATACCAAATGCATCCTTGTAAGAGGAAAGGATCATTGGTATTTTGTCAATCCTGGTAATCTCTTCTAACTTTTGGCTCCACACATTATTTTTTGAACAATTGTAAATTGTCTCCCAAAGTCTCTTTACTTGAGACGAGACAAGTAGGAATCCAACTGTAGGATTGCCTTCTGaacttgttgttttttgtaaattgtCTCCAATAGTCCTATGTATGTGACTAGGATTGactaatgttgttgtttttttgtaagaaaaactTGTATTCTATGATGCTTAATGTCATGAATCTATATGTTAATGTTGGATCGTTCTGTGTTGTGTGTTTGACTAATGTTGGATTGACTAATGTTGGATCGTTCTGTGTTaatgttgtgtgttttgagtACATGCTTGTATtctgtgttgtgtgttttgggCGACATAACCGAACCcaccgaaccgaaataaccaAGCATGTAACCGACCCGAATCGAACTTGTTTTCGGTTACATTCGGTAGAGTATTCAATTTCCGAATTAACCAAAAAATcgaaaaaccgaaccgaattaaCCGAATTAACCAAAGTCGCAGGCCTAGTAAAAGCAGTTTAAGCGTTGCAGATCATACAGATCATGCTGGAAAAGTGCAGATTATGTTGATTGAGCAGTTCAAATTATATGCTTGAATGgtaaaaacatatcaaacagtgtaaatcatataataaactGTAAATTATTTAGAAACACATCCAATTCagtaaatttatttaaacaaatgataaaattattgtaaaataaacatagttttttttttaatatagattattttctaaatagttttaCAATTTGAAAACACTAAACACAAATTATCCAAATGCAACAAAAATCCATAACATATCTGCAATATTTTCCCATAACATATATGTGATTGTACATCATGTAAGATGAAACAACGTTGCATCACATCCCAAAAGTCAGGCGGCTTTcgtttaaatgattttacaatcTTACATACCTGTTAATAAGATTACAACATTTTAGTATACAAGTTTAATATATACTAAAGTTACTAAATTTATGTTGGTTGtgaaagatattttaaatacttACTTCATGATCTTTCCACCATGAATCAGATGCAGATATAACGGATGTAACAGGATCAACTATAATTCTCGTAGAATTTTGCAGAAGTTGCTTGTACttcttgtattttctttttagttgatcaagtttttctttgaaaaaccGATAGTTTATATTTAGATTGGACTCCTTGTTGAATTTTTCAACCAATAACTCTCTTCCAAGGGGTGTAGGATCTTTGAAGCGGTAACCATTCATAGCAATTGCTTGATCgtacaaatcaaataaaaattatttctcGACTATAAGtccatttgaaatttttttcgatcaacaagtttgatttttttttaaatttagtgtACTTAAATTCTAACTAAAACTTAGACAAATTTGTAACTTTATACTTGTGCTGATGTTTCTGTAGGAAAATTTGTATTTTCGTGCACGGACGAATTTCTGTTTTGTCTGCGGTTAGCCATACCtacaaatacaattttaatttcatttttagttattatatataagagaaaatttagaaaattctaACTAatattttctcaccaaaaagttgataataacttatttatcttaacttagataaattattatatctaacaataaatCTTATAGTAGATAAGTGAGACTTATAAATAATCTACAAATtaagtgagatttataaataatctacaaaattatgtgagacatatgcatatatattcaGTATAagagacttatatatatatatatattcataagcTTTAAAAGCTTCTGAGAAAATAGATTTACAATATTCTAAATGATTATCTAATACTAATTATTGAGTTCATAGCACATTTttaatctataataaaaataattatctatctctaaatctgattaaataaagatttatgtatataaattgtTCTAAACATGTAATcctatacaatatatattcatatatatatatatatatatatatatatatatatatatatatatatatatatatatatatatatatatatatatatatatatatatatatatatatatatatatatatatatatatatatatatatatatatatatatatatatatatatatatatatatatatatatatatatatatatatatatatatatatatatatatatatatatatattaatattaggATAAAATATACCCAACAATTATGAATAAATATGATAAAGTAATCATAATTCCATGGAAAATATCTAAtaactaagaaaatattttatcaaaaaaaacttagaaaaatattaagcaccaccatatatatatatatatatatatacatatatacaaatataaaatcagCATTCTTATTACATAATTGGTTGAAAATTAAGACAGTTTACAATATctattatataacataaattatataacataaatagaACTACTAACATATTATGTAGCataaatacatttattaatgaaataaaaatatgtacctttcaacaaaagaatatgGAAACAAGAGGTGATAGGTTGTAGCTTTGATTGCCTTTTgaattctgtaaaaaaaaaattgaagttacAACAAATGTTATATAGCATAAATAGAACtactaacatattatataacataaatacatttatttatgaaataaatatacACACATTTCAACAAAAAATGTGGAAACAAGAGGTGATAGAGTAGAAGCTTTGATtgtcttttgaattttgtaCAAAAAATAGATGttacaataaatagaaaaattaaaaaaaattaaaaaaaatgtttatttattaaaaaaatacctTTGATGGAGAGAAAATGAATGGAAATAGAGTTGatagaaatttgaaatatttgattTGCGTTGGTTGTAAAAGTAAAGAAATGGTGTATTATATAGAGGGTAAATCTGTTAAAACTGTGGACAAAATTTTGATCTGCCGATGGACAGCTTCAAAAGAATTGTAGACGAGTTAATAGGGTATTTCTCCTGCATTTATggctaaaagacaaaaaaataaaataaaatgtctaCAGAGAAACTgcattaactttaaaaaaaaagtgttgaatAGTGCTTTTATGACAGAAGAACTGTAGGTGAGGGTCTACTGCATTTTATCTGCTACTCCATTTAATTTCTTAAATGGAAAATAGTACATGTACTATTCATAATTGGAGAAATAGTCTAAGTCCCACTTGTGAGATAAAATGAGTGTAAGATAAAAATGGTgatagacaaagagagagatgagatgtgtgcgagagagagagagaaatagagaaaaaagaaataggaaaaaaaaaaaaaatttgtcatcACACTTCATTATCTCTAtctattcaaatattttggtaatatgaatttttaaaaaacattttcaaatatataaaaatttatattttttctttataatttgatatgcattttatttgatgattttaattgataatgttaaatattttttacaaattttgtatccgtacatcTTATTATGTGTACAGATGTTcatacacattattaagtgtacaaatttaatttgtttaatttttagacttttagatGTCTGTACCACAATGATTTTGTACAAATTACATCaatacacttaataatgtgtacaaacaTCTATACACTTAATAAATGGTATATACATCTGTATAATTAATAAAGTGTACGGATATAAAAAAtgtgtataatatattaaaaattattaaaacaaaatgcatatcaaattataaaatatatatataattccttATTCTTAGAAAACTCTTCTCTTTGTTTAAAGGCAATATCATGAACTTTAAACATAGTTTAAATTTTCGATCAAGaatcactacaacaaatatgggTATTGATAGCATACGATTAACGCTATGATATGGTTATTATAGCGTTTTCATGAATGCTATTAAATGAGACGCTATAATAGAGGGGCTATATACGATAGCGTTTCTGGCTTATGCTATCGTAGGTATCCTTCAATAGCatatataaaatactatattacAATGTTTAATAACACATATATCatgctatatttatatatataatagtacttTATGCCTGCTATATATACGGTAAACGTAGCTATcttttcttgctatgatttaatttttagtagCTCTATGTTAATGCCATTTGATTAGTTATCTTAGCATCGGTGTTGAGCTATTTGTATCTGAGTTGTAGCTTTTATTATGTGCTACTAAGTGAGTATACAATGACTTCATCTGCCTGCTATAACGATCAATTACATTTGTCTTCTGATTACTATTAACCGTTCCCTATACAACATATTCAAATAAAGTTACAATTTGAAAGTAACCTGTGATAAAGCTGAAATTGTATTCTAGaatagaaaatatcaaacattGTTATGATACACAATGAGCATACGATCCAATTCCATAAATCCCAAACAAAAGAACACAAGTCTCATGCATTtgccacaacaacaaaagtagAAAATGATACGGTTCTTACTCGACATCAAATGATGACAACTTTTTCTTCAGGCCATGCTATAATGGTACCAATAGCATCCTCCATACACTCAATAGCAGAATTAGGCCTCCAAACCTTCGCATCAGGCATCTTGACTACATCAATCCACACACGAACTGCATTATCACCCAAGAGAACGAAATGAACTAACTGCTCTAGGTTGTTTGAAGACCAGCGTCCTTCTGCAACAACCCTATTCTGACCGGTAATGTCCAGCAGTCTGCACTTCTGATCCTCCTTGACAATCCGTTTCGGAGAAGTATGCTGCATAGTATAAATAATATGCAAGGTTTACAAAGGCATCAGTGCTAAcgatcataacatattttataagtaaCAAAAACGTTGAAATTTACCTGCTGAGATGAACTTGAAGGATATTATGTAAGTGGTTTTGAACTCTTCACAGGAGCTGCAGGAGTGAGTCCTTGTGACTGCGTGCGAGGAGATGTTGTAGCTGGTGCCTCTGTACTTAAATCTTCGATTAAAACTCTCTTGAATGGCCCTGCTACAAATGACTTCAAAGAGTCATGAAGATTTGAGATTTCTTCTGTTGGCCGCCAAAGAAATGTCTCAGGTTCATTAACCGCATCCACAAAAACTTTAATGGCATTTGGGCCAAGAGGAAGGCCATTCACCAAAGCTTTGGGACCACGAGTCTGCCAACGGCCTTCAGCAACAGGTTTATCATCATTTGATAGCCAATGTAGAAGTTTTCACTTGTTCATGGAAGTTATATTTGGGTTctgttaaacaaaataattccaATATAGAAAAATTTTACTAGATTTAAGAACACTAAAACGTAGATATCAAATCCTAAGTACAATCAAtcagattaagaaaacattacCTTAGGCGGAATGTCTTCTGGTCCTAACTCCTGCTCAATAGCATCAACGCAATCCTGAGGCCACGCAATAGTTTCTCCTACAGCTTGACCAGTACTAAACACATTTGTCGCAGGTCTCCAAATAAATGCATCTTCTTGAAAAGTCGTCTCCACCAACACCTTCACTGAATTAGGGCCCAACGGTACATTGTTGACGAAGTCCATGTGATCAAAAGACAGAATACAACCCTCAGCTACTTTAAATTTAGAGCCAGACCAATCATACAGAATGCACTTAGGCTGCGGTTTTTGGTTTACACTCTACAAAGGTAAATAATAGTTATAATCTGTTAACCATTCAGTGAACAACCTCAGCAAATCTCATTATATATTAACACTTACTCTTGGTGCTGAATGTTCACCAACTTCCGAAAATTGACGCTGTAAAATGAGAAGGAATGTAATTAGTTACCATTTTCGTAGACCATTAACCTAATGATATGGATTTCCAGACTTACAGGACTATTCAGTTTTGCAAGAGCATGTTGTAATTCATTGACCTGCTTCTACAACTGAATTTGGGTATGTTGCATTTGAGTCACATACTTGTTTTTCATCTGGAAACAAGTAAGTTTGGTCATACTCATTCCTCTACCCATTGCCCTCAGGCGTCCCGGATTGTCAGGTCCCAATATCTGAGCAAGAGTGtcttcttttgggtttgatgatgatgatgatggagcat is drawn from Camelina sativa cultivar DH55 chromosome 8, Cs, whole genome shotgun sequence and contains these coding sequences:
- the LOC104706722 gene encoding GDSL esterase/lipase At4g10955-like — protein: MASRREILSISGPPPIPVFEWNNLYHRASLISCLVQGVYTMERHRQQNRYGSNSVASPWWMFYNFTLIQQLRDSSDGSIYGAVFQNNITYHNTPNSIVPPRYVIALRGTILTLQTMACDVKLNMRFAFENLHRGGRFVQAIQAIQNLVTTFGNRAVWIAGHSLGAGLAQLAGKIMAMYGCPVEAYTFNPPISLIPLEQLVESEDLKCAVRLIRDIAKAGIARVLDLNEGQGSHLFMNLASWRPHLFVNQSDPICSEYIGYFNHRDDMGELQLGRIERLARYSIRRILFGGGGESSSSSYSSEEHLHFLPSAFVMVNTFISPDFQTDHGIHQWWNPLLGHYSYQFNV